One genomic segment of Oncorhynchus kisutch isolate 150728-3 linkage group LG15, Okis_V2, whole genome shotgun sequence includes these proteins:
- the LOC109879203 gene encoding protein FAM243-like, whose amino-acid sequence MRLKLRNLLQFMWNRRSNSGPQCVPYIRDIRQLQSEGFYRVYLGETEFPEGLITGDISAATDASSSRHSWSVIHAGGQRGWVPWNYKLLFHCNGVSSLQPSGEIFEELCGSLRENYGKCAIVVNNHSWRSPRKVDDCNFAGYVHHLPEAPVDLIPMSCCPTLARAYGHELIQIPFQCAHLCPLNSAWSTVKWFATNDHGKYSEAIYDRDTLHKYVYWNELMEGALKKMTKRKWEEALSRVRKNENHYINDKQ is encoded by the coding sequence ATGCGCCTCAAGCTGCGGAACCTTCTACAGTTCATGTGGAACAGGAGGTCCAACAGCGGGCCCCAATGTGTGCCATACATCCGCGACATCAGACAGCTGCAGAGCGAGGGGTTCTACCGAGTTTATCTCGGTGAAACCGAGTTTCCAGAGGGTCTGATCACTGGTGACATCTCCGCGGCAACGGACGCCTCTAGCAGCAGACACAGCTGGAGCGTCATCCACGCGGGAGGTCAGAGAGGATGGGTTCCATGGAATTACAAACTACTGTTCCACTGTAACGGTGTCTCCTCACTGCAGCCTTCAGGGGAAATATTTGAAGAGTTGTGTGGCAGTTTAAGGGAGAACTACGGGAAATGTGCAATAGTAGTGAACAATCATAGCTGGAGGTCACCAAGGAAAGTTGACGATTGTAACTTCGCAGGGTACGTTCATCACCTGCCCGAGGCCCCAGTGGATCTCATACCTATGAGCTGCTGCCCGACGTTGGCGCGCGCGTACGGACACGAGCTTATTCAAATCCCATTCCAGTGCGCGCACCTGTGCCCTCTGAACAGCGCTTGGTCCACGGTGAAGTGGTTTGCGACCAACGACCATGGGAAGTATTCGGAGGCCATTTACGATCGTGACACTCTACATAAATACGTCTATTGGAATGAGCTGATGGAGGGAGCTCTGAAGAAGATGACCAAGAGGAAATGGGAGGAAGCATTGTCTCGAGTTAGGAAGAATGAGAATCATTACATAAATGACAAGCAGTGA